A portion of the Pan troglodytes isolate AG18354 chromosome 10, NHGRI_mPanTro3-v2.0_pri, whole genome shotgun sequence genome contains these proteins:
- the TAC3 gene encoding tachykinin-3 has protein sequence MRIMLLFTAILAFSLAQSFGAVCKEPQEEVVPGGGRSKRDPDLYRLLQRLFKSHSSLEGLLKALSQASTDPKESTSPEKRDMHDFFVGLMGKRSVQPDSPTDVNQENVPSFGILKYPPRAE, from the exons ATGAGGATCATGCTGCTATTCACAGCCATCCTGGCCTTCAGCCTAGCTCAGAGCTTTGGGGCTGTCTGTAAGGAGCCACAGGAGGAGGTGGTTCCTGGCGGGGGCCGCAGCAAG AGGGATCCAGATCTCTACCGGCTGCTCCAGAGACTCTTCAAAAGCCACTCATCTCTGGAGGGATTGCTCAAAGCCCTGAGCCAGGCTAGCACAG ATCCTAAGGAATCAACATCTCCCGAGAAAC GTGACATGCATGACTTCTTTGTGGGACTTATGGGCAAGAGGAGCGTCCAGCCAG ACTCTCCTACGGATGTGAATCAAGAGAACGTCCCCAGCTTTGGCATCCTCAAGTATCCCCCGAGAGCAGAATAG